From Sphingobium sp. B2D3C:
GCCGCAGACGAAATGGCCGTGGTCGATGAGCGAGGACAGGTGCTCGGTGTAGTGAGCGAAAAGCATGCACGCCGTCGCTATTTCGAAGAGATCGAAGCTTCGCAACGGGAGCTATTTGGTGAAACTTGAAGGGGCTGTGCGGCGCGGCCTGTTCAGGCCGCCACGCTCCCCTTTGCAAACTGGTCATAGGCCTCGACCGCCTGCGCAGCATATATGAGGCTGGGCCCTGCCCCCATTTACAGCGCCATGCCCATGGTCTCCATGATCTCCTCGCGCGACGCGCCATGCTTGACTGCAGCCTGCGCGTGAAAGGCCACACAGCCGTCACAGCGAATGGCAACGGCGATGGCGAGTGCCATCAATTCTTTGGTCTTAACGTCCAGCGCTCCGCCTTCCGTCGCCGCCTTTGCCATAGCCGAGAATGACTGCATCACCTCGGGCGTACCGAGCCGCACTTCCTTGATCGCGTGGCTGAGTTCGCGGCCATTTCGGGCCAATCCTTGTTCATGGCTGTCCGTCTCTCTCGGATGCCTATCAGCCCATCAGGCTGAGCAACCGGTACGCCGCGACGACCCTATCAGTCTGAGCCTTGGCGAGGGCGGCAGCGGCACCCGTAGCCTCACGCTCGGCGTTCAAAAGATCGATCTGGGGTTTCAGGCCGACGCGCACTTCATGCGCAACGCTGTCGCGTGCCTGCCTCGCAGATTCGGCCTGCCTGGCAGATGCTTCTTCGACCAGCAGGGCGGTCTGAGCGGCTTGAAAGGCAGCAATGACCTGCTCTCTCACCTGATTTCGGGCCGCTTCGAACCGTGCCTCGGCGGCCCGAACGCTGCTGTCGCTTTCGGCCACTTTCGCCGATGCGCCGGCATTGAATATCTGCCAACGAGCCCGCACGCCAACGGTCGCGCTATCTGCCCGATAGCCTGGGAAGAACTGATCGCGGACCATCGTGCCCTCGGCGAAAGCGCCGACCGTCGGCAATCGTTCGGCACGTGCGCCCCATGCAG
This genomic window contains:
- a CDS encoding carboxymuconolactone decarboxylase family protein → MARNGRELSHAIKEVRLGTPEVMQSFSAMAKAATEGGALDVKTKELMALAIAVAIRCDGCVAFHAQAAVKHGASREEIMETMGMAL